Proteins found in one Dermacentor silvarum isolate Dsil-2018 chromosome 8, BIME_Dsil_1.4, whole genome shotgun sequence genomic segment:
- the LOC119462386 gene encoding uncharacterized protein LOC119462386: MDPAQPSAPLYDGAFPGAFYAMPVHLNGEQGQAQDRAWNEQGPSGRSSASFSFWSPHSTPDDENSSVNSASTLGTTATLNTASDGQQMTAPQKRHRRSKYAASAAAGTPFAWTTCVPMAGMTAIAALLLLFVIAIVVRWHRVLLQLPVTQYVDEGALDKSWRGALTANDSNGLVYTQGGLLEGPTTRVSGVTVPDSVTRSVRKKVTTSVITTARAKSSARRARKRPLTGHRTKESSRKKLTGSEYGAQDDEKDALVFPFRRPTRPACGSVFYTFCGHPPLEFHYHRAANACVQTNALEAVDICNRGENRFASLDNCLESCVSPKHPRQECFQRPLFTRCARQDTLSSWWHHDGRKCMPWSFPSGGCPGNGSMVFSTAQECRKRCEGRQHGPRCRRPEVVACGRRHLKYPYFAFRHPNEGRVRCLRSSIIMLRGHRCLAGANRFHSHGACVSSCRERPPSLG; the protein is encoded by the exons ATGGACCCTGCACAGCCGTCTGCTCCTCTGTACGACGGCGCATTCCCGGGCGCTTTCTACGCGATGCCCGTGCACCTCAACGGAGAACAAGGTCAGGCACAAGATCGGGCATGGAACGAACAAG GTCCGTCGGGACGTAGCAGTGCGTCCTTCTCTTTCTGGAGCCCCCACTCTACACCGGACGACGAGAACAGCTCGGTGAATTCAGCGAGCACCCTCGGGACGACGGCCACGTTGAACACGGCCAGCGATGGGCAGCAGATGACCGCGCCCCAGAAGCGACACCGCCGTTCCAAGTACGCTGCCAGCGCGGCAGCGGGCACTCCGTTTGCCTGGACGACCTGCGTGCCCATGGCGGGAATGACGGCGATCGCCGCACTGCTCTTGCTGTTCGTCATCGCCATCGTGGTGCGCTGGCACCGGGTCTTGCTGCAGCTCCCGGTCACGCAGTACGTCGACGAAGGCGCCCTGGACAAGTCGTGGCGCGGCGCACTCACCGCGAACGACAGCAACGGACTGGTATACACTCAAGGAGGACTTCTCGAAGGGCCAACGACCCGAGTGTCCGGCGTCACCGTTCCCGACTCCGTGACAAGGAGTGTCCGGAAGAAAGTCACGACCTCCGTAATAACGACGGCCAGGGCAAAGAGCTCTGCGCGTCGCGCTCGCAAAAGGCCCTTGACAGGACACCGGACGAAGGAAAGCTCGCGGAAGAAGCTCACCGGTAGTGAGTACGGTGCTCAGGATGACGAGAAGGACGCGCTGGTCTTTCCGTTTCGACGACCA ACCCGTCCAGCGTGTGGCTCTGTGTTCTACACGTTCTGCGGGCATCCACCGCTCGAGTTCCACTACCATCGTGCGGCGAACGCTTGCGTCCAGACGAACGCGTTGGAAGCGGTGGACATCTGCAACCGAGGTGAGAATCGGTTCGCCTCCCTCGACAACTGTCTGGAGAGCTGCGTCTCCCCGAAGCACCCGCGCCAAGAATGCTTCCAGAGGCCGCTCTTCACACGTTGCGCCAG GCAGGACACCCTGTCCAGTTGGTGGCACCACGATGGCAGGAAATGCATGCCCTGGTCATTCCCCTCGGGCGGTTGCCCTGGCAACGGAAGCATGGTCTTCAGCACGGCTCAAGAATGCCGGAAGCGGTGCGAGGGCCGGCAACACGGACCGCGGTGCCGGCGTCCCGAGGTGGTCGCATGCGGACGCCGCCACCTCAAGTACCCCTACTTCGCCTTCCGACACCCGAACGAAGGCCGCGTGCGGTGCCTGCGATCATCGATCATCATGCTGCGAGGCCACCGGTGCCTCGCTGGCGCCAACCGCTTCCACAGCCACGGGGCCTGCGTCTCTTCGTGTAGGGAGCGGCCTCCATCACTCGGCTAG
- the LOC119461654 gene encoding uncharacterized protein LOC119461654 codes for MSVKNTKYVRKLERPRPLRPAEPPGFDLTPLLCSADDMTSSIDGVMCASADELLLSQMESLCASIGNGNHGATVLYDVCSLLKVKGADMEPVFKDQLDRLFITLRNASRDDKLNAIGRLMLLELIELRAMGWQSDEDTMEYYDRKFGELGFESFVPDDAFAVKLACEFKQKQQQEQRSQMETVKAETKPAAAPILPWASQEIKNPENSANPQSASYQGPLKGEVAFQNYSIWKESPNLQDRQMQKESGTSDMPVKATRQHFLRNEEGVKNANASTQGQQTEGVVEMAKVISEDITQYSGPPMQDGKWANGTTTDYLNMFQKTAPAVADGDVKTFVETITVGTDVVQISGTNGTIVNMSTCVLRNFFSGKTADTFYLANQDLSSMLSGSAEPSNKPTVPGLHTDAVDAQGQTVGNSSFQKSQVDSSHAEAYEKDELRLVTDAVAWPLRDTLQSVDATKAQSAQGSFEIFGDTSGPSENKRFKGLESLTEFNNHCMLPTDFKAWGSNDKPEQTKQIDGLGSSMQFSRSVDNKHMPSSSSKTLGTTSEPGQPDQFKGLLNPSQFSNKDDGQLLSAGFTALASSEAHSQTRQLERLVGSMQFSRNTENQKVPSGNLKPLGYRDGPSQTKQFEGLGNATQCSSKTNEHMLSAAFKTLSNNGQKAGKRQLKGLASSPEFERSADDQQVLPSSTLPEAAGAPCSIRTGLKMYTREFLLQCSQSSLATQEPPDFPVLDPEVANVMVKKVHHKVNN; via the coding sequence ATGTCAGTTAAAAACACGAAATATGTTCGTAAACTCGAGAGGCCACGACCTCTACGTCCAGCAGAGCCTCCAGGGTTCGACCTGACGCCTCTGCTCTGTTCTGCCGATGACATGACCTCGTCGATCGACGGTGTAATGTGCGCCTCAGCCGACGAACTCTTGCTCAGTCAGATGGAATCACTTTGTGCTTCCATCGGCAATGGAAACCACGGCGCTACCGTTCTCTATGACGTCTGCAGCCTTCTGAAAGTCAAGGGCGCTGATATGGAACCAGTTTTCAAAGACCAGTTGGACAGACTCTTCATCACCTTGCGGAACGCTTCCCGTGACGACAAACTCAACGCTATCGGCCGCTTGATGCTCCTCGAACTGATTGAACTGCGTGCCATGGGCTGGCAGAGCGATGAGGACACTATGGAGTATTATGATCGCAAGTTTGGAGAGCTAGGGTTTGAGTCCTTCGTGCCCGACGACGCTTTTGCAGTGAAACTGGCCTGCGAGTTCAAGCAGAAGCAGCAACAGGAGCAGCGTTCACAAATGGAAACTGTCAAGGCGGAAACCAAGCCTGCGGCAGCGCCGATCTTGCCCTGGGCCTCTCAAGAGATCAAGAATCCCGAAAATTCTGCCAACCCACAGAGTGCCTCATATCAAGGCCCCCTAAAAGGTGAGGTTGCTTTTCAAAACTATAGCATCTGGAAAGAGAGCCCTAATCTGCAAGACAGACAAATGCAGAAGGAGTCAGGAACCTCCGATATGCCAGTTAAGGCTACACGGCAGCACTTTTTAAGAAACGAAGAGGGGGTTAAAAATGCTAATGCAAGTACACAAGGCCAGCAGACTGAAGGTGTTGTGGAAATGGCCAAAGTAATTTCTGAGGACATCACTCAGTACAGTGGGCCTCCAATGCAGGATGGAAAGTGGGCCAATGGGACAACCACTGACTATCTGAATATGTTTCAGAAGACTGCACCTGCTGTGGCTGATGGCGACGTTAAGACATTTGTAGAGACCATCACTGTTGGCACAGATGTCGTCCAGATCAGTGGAACGAACGGCACTATTGTGAATATGTCCACATGTGTACTACGGAACTTCTTTTCCGGCAAAACAGCTGACACATTTTACCTTGCAAACCAAGATTTGTCTAGTATGCTCTCTGGGTCAGCTGAGCCATCGAACAAACCTACAGTGCCTGGGCTGCACACAGATGCAGTGGATGCGCAGGGGCAAACTGTTGGAAACAGTAGTTTTCAGAAGAGCCAGGTGGACAGCTCACATGCTGAAGCTTACGAAAAAGATGAACTGAGACTTGTGACAGATGCAGTGGCTTGGCCACTGAGGGACACCTTGCAGTCTGTCGATGCAACGAAGGCACAGTCTGCACAAGGCAGTTTTGAGATATTTGGAGATACCAGTGGACCTTCTGAGAATAAGCGATTCAAGGGACTTGAAAGCCTTACAGAATTCAACAATCACTGCATGCTTCCAACTGACTTCAAAGCTTGGGGCAGTAATGACAAACCTGAACAAACCAAGCAAATCGATGGGCTCGGAAGCTCAATGCAGTTTTCAAGAAGTGTTGACAACAAGCATATGCCTTCGTCTAGCTCCAAAACATTGGGCACTACCAGTGAACCTGGTCAACCCGATCAGTTCAAGGGCCTTTTGAATCCATCACAGTTTTCAAACAAGGATGACGGCCAACTGCTCTCAGCTGGCTTCACTGCATTGGCTAGTAGTGAGGCACACAGCCAAACAAGACAGTTGGAGAGACTTGTAGGCTCAATGCAATTTTCACGCAACACTGAAAACCAGAAGGTGCCTTCAGGTAACTTGAAGCCATTAGGCTACAGAGATGGTCCCAGTCAGACTAAGCAATTTGAGGGCCTTGGAAATGCAACACAGTGTTCAAGCAAGACTAATGAGCACATGCTTTCAGCTGCCTTCAAGACATTGAGTAATAATGGCCAAAAAGCTGGGAAAAGGCAGCTGAAAGGACTTGCAAGTTCCCCAGAGTTTGAAAGAAGTGCCGATGACCAGCAAGTGCTCCCGTCATCAACTTTGCCAGAGGCTGCTGGTGCACCTTGCAGCATTCGCACAGGCCTCAAGATGTACACTAGAGAGTTCCTCCTGCAGTGTTCCCAGTCGTCACTGGCCACTCAAGAACCACCAGACTTTCCAGTGCTGGATCCTGAGGTGGCCAATGTGATGGTGAAGAAGGTTCACCACAAAGTGAACAATTAA